From the genome of Sphingopyxis sp. DBS4:
CGCTGTCCTTCGCCTGATACCATTGGAAGCGCGCGAGATAGGTTTTTTCGGCGTCGATCAGGTCTGCCATCAGATCGGGTGGCGGCGCGCCGACGACCATGTTGACGTGGATGCCCGCGCAATGGTCGGCGTGATTCATGCCGATCGCACACGTCACCGCGCTGCCCCAGTCGCCGCCCTGCGCGAAATAGCGCGGATAGCCGAGCGCGCGCATCAGCGCGTCCCACGCCGCCGCGATATGCTCGACGTTCCATTTGGCCTCGGTCGGCTTGCCCGAAAAGCCGTAGCCCGGCAGCGACGGGATCACGAGATGATAGTCGGCCGACAGCGGCTCGATCACGTCGAGGAATTCGAGCACCGACCCCGGCCAGCCATGGGTCAGCACGAGCGGCCGCGCCGCGGGATTGGCCGAGCGGATGTGCAGGAAATGGATGTCGAGCCCGTCAACCATCGCGAGATAATTGGGCAGCGCATTGAGGCGCGCCTCGACCTTGCGCCAATCATAATCCTGTCGCCAGTAAGCCGCGAGCTGCTGCGCATAGGCGAGCGGGACGCCCTGATCCCAGTCGCCGACTGTCTCCTTCTCCGGCCAGCGCGTGTTCGCGAGCCGCGCCGCAAGGTCGTCGAGCGCCGCCTGCGGCACGTCGATGGTGAAGGGACGAATGTCGGCGACCTGCATGAATCTCCCCCCGCTCAGGGCCGCGCCGGGGCCTTGCAGCCGCGTTCGAGCCCGACGCCCTTCAAAAAGCCGCGTCGCACCGTTCCGGCATAGACCGCCTCGGCATAGCGTCGGCGTTCGGCATTGGCGCCGGTGACTTCGCCGATCAGCCCGCGCAAGGGGATGACCGACCCCGCGACGCTGCCCGCGACGCGGCCGGCGGTCTCCTCGCGCTTCTGCGCCCGGCTCTTGTCGACCGTCTCGTTGACGTCGGGGCCGAGCACGGCGTCGAGTTCGGTGATCTCGCGGATGATCGCCGCGCATTTGCCGAGCCCTG
Proteins encoded in this window:
- a CDS encoding epoxide hydrolase family protein, producing MQVADIRPFTIDVPQAALDDLAARLANTRWPEKETVGDWDQGVPLAYAQQLAAYWRQDYDWRKVEARLNALPNYLAMVDGLDIHFLHIRSANPAARPLVLTHGWPGSVLEFLDVIEPLSADYHLVIPSLPGYGFSGKPTEAKWNVEHIAAAWDALMRALGYPRYFAQGGDWGSAVTCAIGMNHADHCAGIHVNMVVGAPPPDLMADLIDAEKTYLARFQWYQAKDSGYSTQQATRPQTLGYGLADSPVGQMCWIVEKFHGWTDCGHEPGGQSIGGHPEKSLSRDAMLDDVSLYWLTNSAASSARLYWHSFRSFAAGEIHVPTGCSLFPNEIMRLSRRWADRRYKNIVHWNELPRGGHFAAWEQPDLFVEEVRTALAKMAL